Proteins encoded together in one Bradyrhizobium sp. CB82 window:
- a CDS encoding SMP-30/gluconolactonase/LRE family protein: MTEHVPTSVLCAEHCHLGEGPTYDVTTDTAWWFDIREGRLYEAHLGRGSISVHALGRMASALGRIDAERQLIVAEDGLYVRKLADGAMTLYRALEADNPATRSNDARVHQSGTFWIGTMGRNAEAGAGAIYALHRGKISTLFPGISIPNSICFSPDGAIGYFADTARHVLYRIPLNPATGLPRGEPEVLVRHTGVGGLDGSVVDADGLIWNARWGGACVDVYSPEGERLRSLAVPAQQSSCPAFIGPDLSRLLVTSAWQDMDAAARAADPQAGCTFILEAAARGRAEPDVKLE; this comes from the coding sequence ATGACCGAGCATGTGCCGACCTCTGTCCTTTGCGCCGAGCATTGCCATCTCGGCGAGGGCCCGACCTATGACGTCACCACCGATACCGCGTGGTGGTTCGACATCCGCGAAGGTCGCCTTTACGAAGCCCATCTCGGCCGCGGCAGTATCAGCGTCCACGCGCTCGGCCGGATGGCGAGCGCGCTCGGCCGCATCGACGCCGAGCGGCAGCTGATCGTGGCCGAGGACGGCCTCTACGTCCGCAAGCTCGCTGATGGCGCGATGACGCTCTATCGTGCGCTGGAAGCCGACAACCCGGCGACGCGGTCGAACGACGCGCGCGTGCATCAATCCGGCACGTTCTGGATCGGCACCATGGGCCGCAACGCGGAAGCGGGCGCCGGCGCGATCTACGCGCTCCATCGCGGCAAGATCTCGACGCTGTTTCCCGGCATCAGCATTCCGAACTCGATCTGCTTCTCGCCGGACGGCGCGATCGGATACTTCGCCGACACCGCGCGTCACGTGCTCTATCGCATTCCGCTCAATCCGGCGACCGGATTGCCGCGCGGCGAGCCGGAGGTGCTGGTGCGCCACACCGGCGTCGGCGGTCTCGACGGTTCGGTGGTCGATGCCGACGGATTGATCTGGAACGCGCGCTGGGGCGGCGCCTGCGTCGACGTCTATAGTCCCGAAGGCGAGCGCTTGCGCTCGCTTGCGGTGCCGGCGCAGCAGTCGAGCTGCCCCGCCTTCATCGGGCCCGATCTGTCACGCCTTCTTGTCACTTCTGCATGGCAGGATATGGATGCGGCGGCACGCGCCGCCGATCCGCAGGCCGGCTGCACCTTCATCCTCGAGGCTGCTGCGCGCGGTCGCGCGGAGCCCGACGTCAAGCTTGAATAG
- a CDS encoding aldose epimerase family protein: MAGSRITKDVFGTLPDGRAVERVVLRGQGGFEARIITHGAVIQALIAPDAKGAPDDVVLGFDDFAGYLAERKFFGATVGRYANRIADARFVLDDETVQLAANNGPNALHGGLDGFDRKLWQIADLADGAEPAVTLTYASEHGEEGYPGRLDVRLTYRVIGPAELSVSMEARSDRPTIVNLTNHSFFNLEGATSGTAILDHKLMVAADHFLAIDPAAIPLTGSPYAVAGTPFDFREATPIGARIRQNDQQLRNGKGYDHTFCLPRDGSLRLAARLEAPRSGRVMELFTDQPGLQVYSGNYLDGSVAGKGGRLYRQSDALCLEPHIWPNSPNRPDFPSPRLAPGSVYQHHTVYRFGVNSP; encoded by the coding sequence ATGGCAGGCAGCCGCATCACAAAGGATGTCTTCGGAACGCTGCCGGATGGTCGCGCCGTCGAGCGCGTGGTGCTGCGCGGGCAGGGCGGTTTCGAAGCCCGCATCATCACGCATGGTGCGGTGATTCAGGCGCTGATCGCCCCGGATGCCAAGGGCGCACCCGACGACGTCGTGCTCGGCTTTGACGATTTCGCGGGCTATCTCGCCGAGCGGAAGTTTTTCGGCGCAACGGTCGGGCGCTATGCCAACCGTATCGCTGACGCGCGCTTCGTGCTCGATGACGAGACGGTGCAACTCGCCGCCAACAACGGCCCGAACGCGTTGCACGGTGGTCTGGACGGCTTTGACCGCAAGCTCTGGCAGATCGCCGACCTCGCTGACGGCGCGGAGCCTGCGGTCACGCTCACTTATGCAAGCGAGCACGGCGAGGAGGGGTACCCGGGTCGGCTCGACGTTCGTCTCACCTATCGGGTGATCGGCCCTGCCGAATTGTCGGTCAGCATGGAGGCGCGGAGCGATCGTCCAACCATCGTCAATCTCACCAACCACAGCTTCTTCAACCTCGAAGGCGCGACCTCGGGGACGGCGATCCTCGATCACAAGCTCATGGTCGCGGCCGATCATTTCCTGGCGATCGATCCGGCGGCGATCCCGCTGACCGGGTCGCCGTACGCGGTTGCCGGCACGCCCTTCGACTTCCGTGAGGCCACTCCGATCGGCGCGCGGATACGGCAAAACGATCAGCAATTGCGCAACGGCAAGGGCTATGACCACACGTTCTGCCTTCCGCGGGACGGCAGCTTGCGTCTTGCCGCGCGCCTGGAGGCGCCGCGCTCGGGACGCGTCATGGAGCTGTTCACGGATCAGCCGGGCTTGCAGGTCTATTCCGGCAACTACCTCGACGGCTCGGTGGCGGGCAAAGGCGGCCGGCTGTACCGGCAGTCCGACGCGCTCTGCCTGGAGCCGCACATCTGGCCGAATTCGCCGAACCGGCCGGATTTCCCGAGCCCGCGTCTTGCGCCGGGAAGCGTTTACCAGCACCACACGGTCTATCGCTTCGGAGTGAATTCGCCATGA
- a CDS encoding Gfo/Idh/MocA family oxidoreductase has protein sequence MTELRIAIVGFGKIARDQHVAAIAATPGATLAAIASRNASLPDLPHFATIEELLAKGPPIDAVSLCTPPQVRRAQAFAAIAAGKHVMLEKPPGLSVSELDPLVAMAKDAKRTLFATWHSRFAPAVGPARQWLSARRIKSLHISWKEDVRVWHPGQGWIWEPGGLGVFDPGINALSILTRILPRQVFVTAAELSFPANRDAPIAANLMLTDAGGLPITAEFDFRQTGPQSWDIVAETDQGRMILSGGGARMAVDGKVLAEEPEAEYRGLYRRFVELAATGESDVDLTPFRLVADAFMLGKRNVVEPFVE, from the coding sequence GTGACTGAACTTCGTATCGCCATCGTCGGCTTCGGGAAGATCGCGCGCGACCAGCACGTCGCGGCGATCGCGGCGACACCGGGCGCAACACTTGCCGCCATCGCGAGCCGCAACGCCTCGCTGCCGGACCTGCCGCATTTCGCCACCATCGAGGAGCTGCTCGCAAAGGGCCCGCCGATCGATGCTGTGTCGCTGTGCACGCCGCCGCAGGTGCGGCGCGCGCAGGCCTTTGCGGCGATTGCCGCCGGCAAGCATGTGATGCTTGAAAAGCCGCCGGGTCTCAGCGTCAGCGAACTCGATCCACTGGTCGCGATGGCGAAAGATGCGAAGCGGACGCTGTTTGCGACCTGGCACTCGCGCTTTGCCCCCGCCGTCGGCCCGGCGCGGCAATGGCTTTCCGCGCGCCGGATCAAGTCCCTGCACATAAGCTGGAAGGAAGACGTCCGCGTCTGGCATCCCGGGCAGGGCTGGATCTGGGAGCCGGGCGGGCTCGGCGTATTCGATCCCGGCATCAATGCGCTTTCGATCCTGACGCGCATCCTGCCACGCCAGGTTTTCGTGACCGCGGCCGAGCTGTCCTTCCCCGCCAATCGCGACGCGCCGATTGCGGCGAATTTGATGCTCACCGATGCCGGCGGCCTGCCGATCACGGCCGAATTCGACTTCCGACAGACCGGCCCGCAGAGCTGGGACATCGTGGCGGAGACCGATCAGGGCCGGATGATACTGTCGGGCGGCGGCGCCCGCATGGCCGTCGATGGCAAAGTGCTTGCGGAAGAGCCGGAAGCCGAATATCGCGGGCTCTACCGGCGTTTCGTCGAGCTTGCGGCGACGGGGGAGAGCGACGTCGATCTGACGCCGTTCCGTCTCGTTGCCGACGCCTTCATGCTTGGCAAGCGCAACGTCGTCGAACCGTTCGTGGAATGA
- a CDS encoding FadR/GntR family transcriptional regulator codes for MTSRIVVIPTRRAHSNHAEVSRSIGVDIIAGRYAEGTRLPGDAELTSMFGVSRPVLRESVKTLVAKGLLTTKARVGTVVRERGAWNMFDADVLAWHLDAGIDRRFLNDLAEIRLAVEPRAAALAAKRRSEEDIAELQRSMDRMRREASESVDFAEADLAVHLAVARASGNPFMRSVGHVIEAALRAAFMLSAPAGSEDRETALLWHQKIVDSIAASDPDAAAEAMAFVIHNGMRRHKAAAVETAPAESAGSGESL; via the coding sequence ATGACCTCGCGCATAGTCGTCATCCCGACACGGCGGGCCCATTCCAACCATGCGGAAGTGTCCCGCTCGATCGGGGTCGACATCATCGCAGGTCGCTATGCCGAAGGCACACGGCTGCCTGGTGATGCCGAGCTGACCTCGATGTTCGGCGTCTCGCGACCGGTGCTTCGCGAGAGCGTGAAGACCCTTGTTGCAAAAGGTCTGCTCACCACCAAGGCGCGGGTTGGCACCGTCGTGCGCGAGCGCGGCGCCTGGAACATGTTCGACGCCGACGTGCTGGCCTGGCATCTCGACGCAGGCATCGACAGGCGCTTCCTCAACGATCTCGCCGAGATACGTCTTGCGGTCGAGCCGCGCGCGGCGGCGCTCGCGGCCAAGCGTCGTTCGGAGGAGGACATCGCCGAGCTTCAGCGCAGCATGGACCGCATGCGGCGCGAGGCGTCCGAGTCCGTCGACTTTGCCGAAGCCGACCTCGCCGTGCACCTTGCGGTGGCGCGAGCGTCGGGCAATCCGTTCATGCGCTCCGTCGGTCATGTGATCGAGGCTGCCTTGCGTGCGGCTTTCATGCTCAGTGCACCGGCCGGGTCGGAAGACCGCGAGACTGCTTTGCTCTGGCACCAAAAGATCGTCGATTCGATCGCAGCCAGCGATCCCGATGCCGCGGCCGAAGCCATGGCGTTCGTCATTCACAACGGCATGCGCCGGCATAAGGCAGCGGCGGTCGAAACAGCCCCGGCGGAATCTGCAGGATCTGGAGAAAGTCTGTGA
- the yjfF gene encoding galactofuranose ABC transporter, permease protein YjfF: MKGLPPVLITAIVLVAGFVLCALQFPNIASTRVVCNLLTDNAFLGIVATGMTFVIISGGIDLSVGSVIGFTTVFVALAIERWGMPPLAAFVAILALSAAFGAAMGAVIHLFDLPPFIVTLAGMFLARGASFLLSTESVPITAPIYSTVSDFALRLPGGGRLTAVAIIMLVIVIGGALLLQLTRFGANVYALGGSRVTASLMGVAVGKMTIRIYMLSSLLAGIAGIVFSFYTGAGYSLSAVGVELDTIAAVVIGGTLLTGGQGSVVGTFIGVLIQGLIQTYINFDGTLSSWWTKIATGVLLFAFIVLQQVMIAIARRPAVRPAGATS; this comes from the coding sequence ATGAAGGGCCTGCCGCCCGTCCTCATTACGGCCATCGTGCTCGTTGCCGGCTTTGTGCTTTGCGCGCTGCAATTTCCCAACATTGCCTCGACCCGCGTGGTCTGCAATCTCCTGACCGACAACGCCTTCCTCGGCATCGTCGCGACCGGCATGACCTTCGTGATCATCTCGGGCGGCATCGACCTGTCGGTCGGCTCGGTGATCGGCTTCACCACTGTTTTCGTCGCGCTCGCGATCGAGCGCTGGGGCATGCCGCCGCTGGCCGCGTTCGTGGCGATCCTGGCGCTGTCCGCGGCCTTCGGCGCGGCGATGGGCGCCGTCATCCATCTGTTCGACCTGCCGCCGTTCATCGTCACGCTGGCCGGCATGTTCCTCGCGCGCGGCGCAAGCTTCCTGCTCTCGACGGAATCGGTGCCGATCACCGCGCCGATCTATTCGACGGTCTCGGACTTTGCGCTGCGACTACCGGGCGGCGGGCGGCTGACGGCGGTTGCGATCATCATGCTGGTCATCGTGATCGGCGGAGCGCTGCTGCTGCAGCTCACCCGCTTCGGCGCCAATGTCTACGCGCTCGGCGGCAGCCGCGTCACGGCGAGCCTGATGGGTGTCGCCGTCGGCAAAATGACGATCCGCATCTACATGCTGTCGAGCCTGCTCGCGGGCATCGCCGGCATCGTCTTCTCCTTCTACACCGGCGCCGGCTATTCGCTCTCGGCCGTCGGCGTCGAGCTCGACACCATCGCGGCGGTCGTGATCGGCGGCACGCTGCTCACGGGCGGGCAGGGCTCGGTGGTCGGAACGTTCATCGGCGTCCTCATTCAGGGCCTGATCCAGACCTACATCAATTTCGACGGGACACTGTCGAGCTGGTGGACCAAGATCGCGACCGGCGTTCTGCTGTTCGCATTCATCGTCCTGCAGCAGGTCATGATCGCAATCGCGCGCCGGCCGGCCGTGAGACCCGCGGGAGCCACGTCATGA
- a CDS encoding ABC transporter permease, protein MTALLPRRGLAQIFALIIILMVDRAVSPQFFDLRLQDGRLFGSMIDVLNRGTPVALLSLGMVLVIATRGIDLSVGAVMAISGAIAASLADSHGLPVVLAAALGAGLVCGLWNGFLVGILGMQPIVATLILMVAGRGIAQLITAGRIVTFTSPDLVWLGNGAILGVPVPVAIALGMLILTGAVVRGSALGLLIEATGGNARASELAGVGTRAMILAVYVWCGVCAALAGVIAAADIMGADANNAGLWLELDAILAVVIGGTSLFGGRFSLLLAVLGALIIQTMNTGILLSGYPPEFNLLVKAVVVLAVLLLQSPKLTDLSGIVARIRGTKA, encoded by the coding sequence ATGACCGCTCTGCTGCCGCGCCGGGGCCTTGCCCAGATCTTTGCGCTGATCATCATCCTGATGGTCGACCGCGCCGTCTCGCCGCAATTCTTCGATCTGCGCCTGCAGGACGGGCGACTGTTCGGCAGCATGATCGACGTGCTCAACCGCGGCACCCCGGTGGCGCTGCTCTCGCTCGGCATGGTGCTGGTGATTGCGACGCGCGGCATCGACCTCTCGGTCGGCGCCGTCATGGCGATCTCGGGCGCCATCGCGGCGAGCCTCGCCGACAGCCACGGCCTGCCGGTGGTGCTGGCGGCCGCGCTCGGCGCCGGCCTCGTCTGCGGCCTCTGGAATGGTTTTCTGGTCGGCATCCTCGGCATGCAGCCGATCGTGGCGACGCTGATCCTGATGGTCGCCGGCCGCGGCATCGCCCAGCTCATCACCGCGGGGCGCATCGTCACCTTCACCTCGCCCGATCTGGTCTGGCTCGGCAACGGTGCCATCCTCGGCGTTCCCGTGCCGGTCGCGATTGCCCTGGGCATGCTGATCCTCACCGGCGCCGTGGTGCGCGGCTCGGCGCTCGGGCTTTTGATCGAGGCAACCGGCGGCAATGCGCGGGCAAGCGAACTCGCCGGCGTCGGCACGCGCGCCATGATTTTGGCGGTCTATGTCTGGTGCGGCGTCTGTGCGGCGCTTGCGGGCGTGATCGCCGCGGCCGACATCATGGGGGCTGATGCCAACAATGCCGGGCTTTGGCTCGAACTCGACGCGATCCTGGCCGTCGTGATCGGCGGAACCTCGCTGTTCGGCGGCCGCTTCAGCCTCTTGCTCGCCGTGCTCGGCGCGCTCATCATCCAGACGATGAACACGGGCATTCTCTTGTCGGGCTATCCCCCGGAATTCAACCTCCTGGTCAAGGCCGTGGTGGTGCTGGCGGTGCTGCTGTTGCAATCGCCGAAGCTGACAGACCTGTCCGGAATCGTGGCGCGTATCCGGGGGACGAAAGCATGA
- a CDS encoding sugar ABC transporter ATP-binding protein → METGPDSTPCLLEVRGISKSFGAVRALQDVDFMLRAGEIHALLGENGAGKSTLIKVVTGVFPRDAGIVRLGGAEVAPRSSKAALEAGIATVYQEVNLLPNLSVAQNLFLDRQPMRFGIVREGEMRRRAKALLAEFGLDIDVAAPLGSYSVAIQHVTAIARAVDLSARVLILDEPTASLDRHEVEILFKIMRQLAGRGIGIVFVSHFLDQVYEISDRITVLRNGRLVGERETASLPRLELIRMMLGRELAETTSARASTSARQEREVCASFEGYGKAGYVAPFDLELRHGEVVGLAGLLGSGRTETARLVFGAERSDHGQAKVEGAAVRLQTPRDGVRHGFGYCPEERKTEGIVAELTVRENIVLALQAKRGLHRPLSRREQDEIASRFVKLLDIRPPDPERPVGLLSGGNQQKVLLARWLATSPRLLVLDEPTRGIDVGAHAEIIRLIRELCDDGLSLLVISSELDEIVTYSDRVVVLRDRAHVEELQGEAVDVSNVLAAIAADGSGAAQEGRP, encoded by the coding sequence ATGGAGACCGGCCCGGATTCTACCCCTTGTCTGCTGGAGGTGCGTGGGATCAGCAAGAGTTTTGGCGCTGTGCGGGCGTTGCAGGACGTCGATTTCATGCTTCGTGCCGGCGAGATCCATGCCCTGCTCGGCGAGAACGGCGCCGGCAAGTCCACGCTGATCAAGGTGGTCACCGGCGTATTCCCGCGCGATGCCGGAATCGTTCGGCTCGGCGGCGCCGAGGTCGCCCCGCGATCGTCGAAGGCGGCGCTGGAAGCCGGGATTGCCACCGTCTATCAGGAAGTAAATTTGTTGCCCAATCTGTCGGTGGCGCAGAATCTTTTTCTCGACCGGCAGCCGATGCGCTTCGGTATCGTCCGCGAAGGCGAGATGCGCCGGCGGGCAAAGGCGTTGCTGGCCGAGTTCGGCCTCGACATCGACGTGGCGGCGCCGCTCGGCAGCTACTCCGTCGCAATCCAGCACGTCACGGCGATTGCCCGGGCTGTCGATCTGTCGGCGCGCGTTCTCATTCTCGACGAGCCGACCGCGAGCCTCGACCGCCACGAGGTCGAGATTCTCTTCAAGATCATGCGCCAGCTTGCCGGCCGCGGCATCGGCATCGTCTTCGTCAGCCACTTCCTCGACCAGGTCTATGAAATCTCCGACCGCATCACCGTCTTGCGCAACGGCCGGCTGGTCGGCGAGCGCGAGACGGCATCGCTGCCGCGGCTCGAACTGATTCGGATGATGCTCGGCCGCGAGCTTGCCGAGACCACCAGCGCCCGCGCGTCCACGAGCGCGCGTCAGGAGCGCGAGGTTTGCGCGAGCTTCGAGGGGTACGGCAAGGCCGGCTACGTCGCGCCGTTCGATCTCGAGCTGCGCCATGGCGAGGTCGTCGGCCTTGCCGGCCTGCTCGGCTCGGGCCGAACCGAGACCGCGCGGCTGGTATTCGGCGCCGAGCGTTCCGATCATGGCCAGGCGAAAGTGGAGGGCGCAGCCGTGCGGCTGCAAACACCGCGCGACGGCGTCCGCCACGGTTTCGGCTATTGCCCAGAGGAGCGCAAGACCGAAGGCATCGTGGCCGAGCTTACGGTGCGCGAGAACATCGTCTTGGCACTCCAGGCCAAGCGCGGCCTGCACCGGCCGCTGTCGCGCCGCGAGCAGGACGAGATCGCATCGCGTTTCGTCAAGCTGCTCGACATCCGCCCGCCCGATCCGGAACGTCCGGTCGGCCTGTTGTCGGGCGGCAATCAGCAAAAGGTGCTGCTGGCGCGCTGGCTTGCAACCTCGCCGCGACTCCTCGTGCTGGACGAGCCGACTCGCGGCATCGACGTCGGGGCGCATGCCGAGATCATTCGCCTGATCCGCGAGCTCTGCGACGACGGTCTGTCACTGCTCGTGATCTCCTCCGAGCTCGACGAGATCGTCACCTATTCGGATCGCGTCGTCGTGCTGCGCGACCGTGCCCATGTCGAAGAGTTGCAGGGCGAAGCGGTCGACGTCTCCAATGTTCTGGCGGCGATCGCCGCCGACGGCAGTGGCGCGGCGCAGGAGGGCAGGCCATGA
- the ytfQ gene encoding galactofuranose ABC transporter, galactofuranose-binding protein YtfQ has protein sequence MILKALFAATASAALLLSLPANAGQLTIGFSQIGSESGWRAAETSVSKQEAAKRQVNLKIADAQQKQENQIKAIRSFIAQNVDAIFLAPVVSTGWDAVLKEAKEAKIPVVLLDRDIDPSGKDLYLTAVTSDSVHEGAVAGEWLAKTVGEKACNVVELQGTVGASVATNRKKGFDSVVAKHPNLKVVRSQTGDFTRAKGKEVMESFIKAEGGGKSICAVYAHNDDMMVGAIQAMKEAGLKPGKDVLTVSIDAVPDIFKAMAAGEANATVELTPNMAGPALDVIAAFKDKGTAPPKWIQTESKLYTASDDPQKVYDSKKGLGY, from the coding sequence ATGATCCTCAAAGCTCTCTTTGCGGCCACCGCCTCGGCCGCGCTGCTGCTTTCGCTGCCGGCCAATGCCGGCCAGCTCACAATCGGTTTTTCGCAGATCGGATCGGAATCCGGATGGCGCGCCGCGGAGACCTCGGTCTCCAAGCAGGAAGCGGCCAAGCGCCAGGTCAACCTGAAGATCGCCGACGCCCAGCAGAAGCAGGAGAATCAGATCAAGGCGATCCGGTCCTTCATTGCGCAGAACGTCGACGCGATCTTCCTTGCGCCGGTGGTCTCGACCGGATGGGACGCGGTGCTGAAGGAGGCCAAGGAAGCCAAGATCCCGGTCGTGCTGCTCGACCGCGACATCGATCCGTCGGGCAAGGACCTCTATCTGACCGCGGTCACCTCGGACAGCGTGCACGAAGGCGCCGTCGCCGGCGAGTGGCTCGCCAAGACGGTCGGCGAGAAGGCCTGCAACGTCGTGGAATTGCAGGGCACGGTCGGCGCCAGCGTCGCCACCAACCGCAAGAAGGGCTTTGACTCAGTCGTCGCCAAGCATCCGAACCTGAAGGTGGTGCGCAGCCAGACCGGCGACTTCACCCGCGCCAAGGGCAAGGAAGTGATGGAGAGCTTCATCAAGGCCGAAGGCGGCGGCAAGTCGATCTGCGCGGTCTATGCGCATAATGACGACATGATGGTCGGCGCGATCCAGGCCATGAAGGAAGCCGGCCTCAAGCCCGGCAAGGACGTCCTGACCGTCTCGATCGACGCGGTTCCCGACATCTTCAAGGCGATGGCCGCTGGCGAAGCCAATGCCACGGTCGAGCTGACGCCGAACATGGCCGGGCCCGCGCTCGACGTCATCGCCGCCTTCAAGGACAAGGGCACCGCTCCGCCGAAATGGATCCAGACGGAATCGAAGCTCTACACCGCCTCCGACGATCCGCAGAAGGTCTACGACAGCAAGAAGGGTCTCGGTTACTGA
- a CDS encoding fumarylacetoacetate hydrolase family protein yields the protein MILTAKDVLPEDGTRGTLVGRVWLPRVNGPAVVAVRSDGVFDITARFPTVSALCEEGDPAKAVRETKGERIGDLEAIAANTPSDQRDRQKPWLLAPLDLQTLKAAGVTFAISMLERVIEERAKGNPASAEAIRKEVTRLIGDDLSKLKPGSEQAMRLKQILIEQNAWSQYLEVGIGPDAEVFTKAPVLSSVGAGMDAGLHPKSTWNNPEPELVLFVSSRGKIVGGALGNDVNLRDFEGRSALLLSKAKDNNASCAIGPLLRLFDDTFSLDDARKLDISLNVKGQDGFVLNGHSSISKISRDPTDLVAQTIGTVHQYPDGFVLFLGTMFAPVEDRDSPGQGFTHKRDDIVTIAAPELGKLTNRMRTSDECEPWSFGIGALMKNLAQRKLL from the coding sequence ATGATACTGACGGCGAAGGACGTTTTGCCTGAGGACGGGACGCGCGGCACGCTGGTCGGTCGCGTCTGGCTGCCGCGGGTCAACGGTCCTGCCGTGGTCGCGGTGCGCAGCGACGGCGTATTCGACATCACGGCGCGGTTTCCGACCGTCAGCGCGCTGTGCGAGGAGGGCGATCCGGCAAAGGCGGTGCGCGAGACCAAGGGCGAGCGCATCGGCGATCTCGAGGCGATTGCGGCCAACACGCCGTCCGATCAGCGCGACCGGCAAAAGCCCTGGCTGCTCGCGCCGCTCGACCTTCAAACCTTGAAGGCCGCCGGCGTGACCTTTGCCATCTCCATGCTGGAGCGCGTGATCGAGGAGCGGGCGAAGGGCAATCCGGCCTCGGCCGAAGCCATCCGCAAGGAGGTGACGCGGCTCATCGGTGACGATCTGTCGAAGCTCAAGCCGGGCTCGGAGCAGGCGATGCGGCTGAAGCAGATCCTGATCGAGCAGAACGCCTGGAGCCAGTATCTGGAGGTCGGCATCGGGCCCGATGCGGAGGTGTTCACCAAGGCGCCCGTACTGTCGTCGGTCGGCGCCGGGATGGATGCCGGGCTGCACCCGAAATCGACCTGGAACAATCCGGAGCCGGAGCTGGTGCTGTTCGTCTCGAGTCGCGGCAAGATCGTCGGTGGTGCGCTCGGCAATGACGTGAACCTGCGCGACTTCGAGGGGCGCTCGGCGTTGCTGTTGTCGAAGGCCAAGGACAACAACGCCTCTTGTGCCATCGGCCCGCTGCTGCGGCTGTTCGACGACACTTTCTCCCTCGATGACGCGCGCAAGCTGGACATCAGCCTCAACGTGAAGGGGCAGGACGGATTTGTGCTCAACGGCCATTCCTCGATCAGCAAGATCAGCCGCGACCCCACCGATCTCGTCGCGCAGACGATCGGCACCGTCCATCAATATCCTGACGGCTTCGTGCTGTTCCTCGGCACGATGTTCGCGCCGGTCGAGGATCGCGATTCGCCGGGGCAGGGGTTCACCCACAAGCGCGACGACATCGTCACGATCGCAGCCCCCGAGCTCGGCAAGCTCACCAACCGCATGCGCACAAGCGACGAGTGCGAGCCCTGGAGCTTCGGCATCGGCGCGCTGATGAAGAACCTCGCGCAGCGCAAGCTGCTGTAG
- a CDS encoding ABC transporter substrate-binding protein has product MLKGSVGLIALSSLLLSGAALAQEKIKVGVTATLEGTYTVLGEDGMRGHQTALNVLGKKVGDKELEFIVASTDATPDSAVRAVRKLIEQDKVQILLSPLSGDEGIAVKNFAKTHPELTFVNAASGAQETTYVDPAPNFFRYNMDGAQWQVGLGKYAYETKGYRKIATVGEDYSFIYTQVFGLVLDFCGMGGQVTNRQWVPLGTKDFASVIAALPDDVDAIYLGLGGADAVNFLNQYQQAGGKAHLMGGSIMIDQTILSSKGNAKNALIGTIAASGQADTWEDPGWQKFVKDYQDAFPPNKRFPSPSLLATNYYGSTMALILALRQVNGDLSDNQSKLKAALAKIEIDAPNGKIKLDSNRQAIGTNFVTEVVDDGKGALFSKVVKVIPNVNQTLGYDPAVFAKIGLPSRTVPECKKY; this is encoded by the coding sequence ATGTTGAAAGGCAGTGTGGGACTTATCGCGCTGAGCAGCCTGTTGCTTTCGGGCGCGGCGCTGGCTCAGGAGAAGATCAAGGTCGGCGTCACCGCAACGCTCGAAGGCACCTACACCGTGCTCGGTGAGGACGGCATGCGCGGTCACCAGACGGCACTCAACGTGCTCGGCAAGAAGGTCGGCGACAAGGAACTCGAATTCATCGTCGCCTCAACCGACGCAACGCCTGACTCCGCGGTGCGCGCCGTGCGCAAGCTGATCGAGCAGGACAAGGTGCAAATCCTGCTCTCACCGCTCTCCGGTGACGAGGGCATCGCAGTGAAGAACTTTGCGAAGACCCATCCCGAGCTGACCTTCGTCAACGCGGCCTCCGGCGCGCAGGAAACCACTTACGTCGATCCGGCGCCGAACTTCTTCCGCTACAACATGGACGGCGCGCAGTGGCAGGTGGGCCTCGGCAAATACGCCTATGAAACCAAAGGCTATCGCAAGATCGCGACGGTCGGCGAGGATTACTCTTTCATCTACACCCAGGTGTTCGGTCTCGTGCTCGACTTCTGCGGCATGGGCGGACAGGTCACCAACCGGCAATGGGTGCCGCTCGGCACCAAGGACTTTGCCTCGGTGATCGCCGCGCTGCCCGACGATGTCGATGCGATCTATCTCGGCCTCGGCGGCGCCGACGCTGTCAACTTCCTCAACCAGTACCAGCAGGCCGGAGGCAAGGCGCATCTGATGGGCGGCTCGATCATGATCGACCAGACCATCCTGTCCTCCAAAGGCAACGCCAAAAACGCTCTGATCGGCACAATCGCGGCGAGCGGCCAGGCCGACACCTGGGAGGATCCAGGCTGGCAGAAATTCGTGAAGGACTATCAGGACGCCTTCCCGCCGAACAAGCGCTTCCCGAGCCCGTCGCTGCTCGCGACCAACTACTACGGCTCGACCATGGCGCTGATTCTCGCGCTGCGCCAGGTCAATGGCGATCTCAGCGACAATCAGTCGAAGCTCAAGGCCGCACTGGCGAAGATCGAGATCGATGCGCCGAACGGCAAGATCAAGCTCGACTCCAACCGCCAGGCGATCGGCACCAACTTCGTGACCGAGGTCGTCGATGACGGCAAGGGCGCACTGTTCTCGAAGGTCGTGAAGGTGATCCCGAACGTGAACCAGACCCTCGGCTACGACCCGGCGGTGTTCGCCAAGATCGGACTGCCGAGCCGTACAGTACCGGAATGTAAGAAGTACTGA